A DNA window from Corvus cornix cornix isolate S_Up_H32 chromosome 13, ASM73873v5, whole genome shotgun sequence contains the following coding sequences:
- the IL9 gene encoding interleukin-9 → MNASMLSYILLSCLLLSVQAEYCGVREIIRYTEHLLGKSPVSCPCRQAAVSSCSCLPIPESGHELACFVNGTKHLLENNESSNSVITRLYRTFQALLDRKLCKRMAHDDQCQYKTKGNVTEFLETILKTYQKINKSDA, encoded by the exons ATGAATGCCAGCATGCTGTCATACATACTCCTCTCTtgtctgctgctctctgtgcaaGCAGAGTATTGCGGTGTCCGGGAAATTATCCGCTATACAGAGCACCTGCTT GGCAAAAGTCCTGTGAGTTGCCCATGTAGGCAGGCTGCTGTCAGT tcatgTTCGTgtctccccatccctgaa AGTGGCCATGAACTGGCATGCTTTGTGAATGGAACCAAGCACCTGCTGGAAAACAATGAATCTTCCAATTCAGTAATTACAAGGCTTTACCGGACCTTCCAGGCTCTACTGGATAGAAAACTCTGTAAA agaATGGCACATGACGATCAATGCCAGTACAAGACCAAGGGAAATGTGACGGAATTTCTGGAAACAATCCTGAAAACCTatcaaaaaattaataaatccGATGcttaa